The Kineothrix sp. MB12-C1 genome includes a window with the following:
- a CDS encoding flagellin N-terminal helical domain-containing protein has protein sequence MVVQHNLTAMNANRNLGITTSAQAKQTEKLSSGYRINRAADDAAGLSISEKMRRQIRGLTQASTNAQDGISMVQTAEGALSEVTSMLQRMNELTVKAANGTYTTTQKQYIADEINQLTSEIDRVATTTRFNDQMLLSGGFGTASKAMVLQVGNEVNETMKIQIHDMRASAITTGLNGSLTWSSAALSSITTLITNIKDGLEKVSSQRSQLGAMQNRLEHTISNLDNVVENTTAAESRVRDTDMAKAMVSYSNNQILAQAGQAMLAQANQVNQGVLSLIQ, from the coding sequence ATGGTAGTACAACACAATCTTACAGCGATGAACGCTAACAGAAACTTAGGTATTACAACAAGTGCACAGGCAAAACAGACAGAGAAATTATCCTCAGGTTACAGAATCAATCGCGCAGCAGACGATGCAGCAGGTCTTTCTATCTCTGAGAAAATGAGACGTCAGATTAGAGGTCTTACACAGGCTTCTACGAATGCTCAGGATGGTATTTCTATGGTTCAGACAGCAGAAGGTGCTTTAAGTGAAGTTACTTCTATGCTTCAGAGAATGAATGAGCTTACAGTTAAAGCTGCTAACGGTACTTACACAACAACACAGAAGCAGTATATTGCGGATGAAATCAACCAGTTAACATCTGAAATTGACAGAGTTGCTACAACAACGAGATTTAATGATCAGATGCTTTTATCTGGTGGCTTCGGGACAGCTAGTAAAGCTATGGTACTTCAGGTTGGTAATGAAGTAAATGAGACAATGAAGATTCAGATTCATGATATGCGCGCATCTGCTATCACCACTGGTCTTAACGGCAGCCTTACATGGAGTTCAGCAGCGCTTTCTTCGATTACAACTTTGATTACTAATATTAAAGATGGTCTTGAGAAAGTTTCATCTCAGCGTTCCCAGCTTGGTGCTATGCAGAACCGTTTAGAACACACAATTAGTAACTTGGATAACGTTGTTGAAAATACTACAGCAGCTGAATCTCGTGTACGTGATACAGATATGGCTAAGGCAATGGTTTCTTACTCTAACAACCAGATTCTTGCACAGGCAGGTCAGGCTATGCTTGCACAGGCTAATCAGGTTAATCAGGGTGTATTATCCTTAATTCAGTAA
- a CDS encoding CgeB family protein produces the protein MRILMLEWDSFAQEYIGAAFQRSGCQVEIYPWPFGQQNMRDNRILEDELEKKLRGEIYSFVFSLNFFPVVSKVCHSVGINYIAWVYDTPYLLLYSDHIRYTTTTVYLFDKTLCREMNKNGINNAYYMPMAAPVEYYNSLNENVGKYFQSEISFVGSLYTEETQNFYKNLTGINAYTQGYLEALIQAQKNIYGMFFLEELLKGPIVEELRRVCPVARGEDEWESEEWIYANYFLARRLTGIQREEILKIISEIHKVKLYTPGKTPALPYVDNCGPIDYVREMPYVFKNTKINLNMTLRSIYTGIPLRAMDIMGCGGFLLTNYQEDFLEFFESDVDYVYYTDNEDLLMKIEYYLTHENERERIARNGYEKVSGYHTYECRIREMLDRVKGELK, from the coding sequence ATGAGGATACTAATGCTGGAATGGGACAGCTTTGCACAGGAATATATCGGTGCTGCATTTCAAAGGTCAGGCTGCCAGGTAGAAATATATCCATGGCCATTCGGTCAACAGAATATGAGAGATAATCGTATATTAGAAGATGAATTGGAGAAAAAATTACGAGGTGAGATATACTCGTTTGTTTTTTCTCTGAACTTTTTTCCAGTGGTTTCTAAAGTATGCCATTCTGTAGGAATTAATTATATAGCATGGGTATACGATACACCTTATTTATTATTGTATTCTGATCATATCAGATATACGACCACCACGGTATATCTCTTTGATAAGACTCTTTGTAGAGAAATGAACAAAAATGGTATCAATAATGCTTACTATATGCCTATGGCAGCGCCGGTAGAGTATTATAATAGCTTAAATGAGAATGTGGGAAAATACTTTCAGTCGGAAATTTCTTTTGTAGGATCACTTTATACGGAGGAAACTCAGAACTTTTATAAAAATTTAACAGGTATTAATGCCTATACGCAAGGATACCTGGAGGCGTTGATTCAGGCGCAGAAGAATATATATGGAATGTTTTTTCTTGAGGAACTATTGAAAGGGCCGATAGTGGAGGAACTTCGTAGAGTTTGTCCGGTTGCCAGAGGAGAAGATGAGTGGGAGTCAGAAGAGTGGATATATGCCAATTACTTTTTGGCAAGGAGATTGACAGGAATACAAAGAGAAGAAATATTGAAAATAATCTCTGAGATTCATAAGGTGAAGTTATATACACCTGGAAAGACGCCTGCGTTGCCTTATGTGGATAATTGCGGCCCCATAGATTACGTACGTGAGATGCCATATGTTTTTAAAAACACTAAAATTAATTTGAATATGACACTTAGAAGCATCTATACAGGAATTCCGTTAAGGGCTATGGATATTATGGGATGTGGCGGTTTTCTTCTTACCAATTATCAAGAAGACTTTTTGGAATTCTTCGAATCGGATGTAGACTATGTTTATTATACAGATAATGAGGATTTGCTTATGAAAATAGAATATTACCTTACACATGAGAATGAGCGTGAGCGAATTGCCAGGAATGGTTACGAAAAGGTATCCGGCTATCATACATATGAATGTAGAATTCGAGAAATGCTGGATCGGGTAAAAGGAGAACTGAAGTAG
- a CDS encoding flagellar protein FliT — translation MIENYLQVLEQSLYKKIDILSRIQDVSIKQEYLLKKEEVSAEAFDASIDEKQLLIEELERLDEGFEALYNHVKEQLSVGKEKYSNQISRLQGLITKVTEKSVAIQTQETRNNKLAKSYFTIERKNIQKNRTSSKAALNYYKSMNNSQSISPQFMDKKK, via the coding sequence ATGATAGAAAATTATCTTCAAGTTCTGGAGCAAAGTCTATATAAAAAAATAGATATACTATCTCGTATACAGGACGTGAGTATAAAGCAGGAGTATCTTCTGAAGAAAGAAGAGGTGTCAGCAGAGGCTTTTGATGCTAGTATTGATGAAAAGCAATTATTGATAGAAGAACTAGAGCGGTTAGACGAAGGTTTCGAAGCTTTGTATAATCATGTGAAGGAGCAACTTTCGGTAGGTAAAGAGAAATATAGTAACCAAATTAGTCGTCTACAAGGACTAATAACCAAGGTGACGGAAAAAAGTGTAGCTATTCAGACGCAAGAAACGAGAAATAATAAACTTGCCAAGAGTTATTTTACGATTGAAAGAAAAAATATCCAGAAAAATAGGACATCTTCGAAAGCGGCGCTCAATTATTATAAGAGTATGAATAACTCTCAGTCAATATCGCCTCAATTTATGGATAAAAAGAAATAA
- a CDS encoding CgeB family protein — protein sequence MKILWMDWDSFGRDGIYKEFINRGYEVEQFVLNRAENMRLNQEYAGEMVHYIAEKKFDFVFSYNYFPVVSLACNACQVKYIAWVYDSPMVALYSNTIYFPYNYVFIFDKAAYIDLIKCGVNTVYYLPMATDAGTYDNYNVNQGIRDIYTASIAFVGSTYTEKKHQLYSRLQNVNDYTRGYLEGMIQAQKKIYGELILEEMMTPDIMEEISKVQPWTMNEDGFERPSWVFSHYFLARRVTSLERYEVLKMLSEKYQVVLYTNEKTPQLTKVENRGPAGILKESVYIYRCSKINLNISLRSIVSGMPYRVFEIMGSGGFLLSNFQADFLDYFIPGEDFDCYSSYEELMEKAEYYLVHEKEREEIARNGYEKIKKYHSYKNRLDVILDVIYGERRQ from the coding sequence ATGAAAATTTTATGGATGGATTGGGATTCTTTTGGAAGAGATGGAATCTATAAGGAATTTATAAATAGAGGATACGAGGTAGAGCAGTTTGTGTTGAATCGTGCAGAGAATATGCGGTTGAACCAGGAATATGCAGGGGAAATGGTTCATTATATAGCAGAAAAAAAGTTTGATTTCGTGTTCTCATATAACTATTTTCCTGTAGTCTCATTAGCGTGTAATGCTTGTCAGGTGAAATATATTGCGTGGGTATATGATAGTCCAATGGTAGCCTTGTATTCCAATACTATTTATTTTCCCTATAATTATGTATTTATTTTTGATAAGGCAGCGTATATCGATTTGATAAAGTGTGGTGTCAATACTGTGTACTATTTACCTATGGCTACGGATGCAGGAACGTATGATAATTATAATGTTAATCAGGGTATTCGTGATATATATACCGCATCCATTGCTTTTGTTGGTTCTACTTATACAGAGAAGAAGCATCAACTTTATAGCCGCTTGCAGAATGTGAATGATTATACGAGGGGTTATTTAGAAGGTATGATTCAAGCTCAGAAGAAGATATATGGCGAATTAATCCTCGAGGAGATGATGACTCCGGATATTATGGAGGAGATATCCAAGGTTCAGCCATGGACGATGAATGAGGATGGATTTGAAAGACCTTCTTGGGTATTTTCCCATTATTTTCTGGCCAGAAGGGTAACCTCATTGGAAAGATATGAGGTACTCAAGATGCTGTCAGAGAAATATCAAGTGGTTCTATATACGAATGAGAAAACCCCCCAGTTAACTAAGGTAGAGAATAGGGGGCCAGCCGGAATATTGAAGGAATCGGTGTATATATACCGTTGCTCTAAGATTAATTTGAATATATCGCTTCGTAGCATTGTTTCGGGCATGCCCTATAGAGTATTTGAAATTATGGGCAGTGGTGGTTTTCTTTTGTCCAATTTTCAAGCAGATTTCTTGGATTATTTTATTCCAGGGGAAGATTTTGATTGCTATAGTAGTTATGAGGAGCTGATGGAGAAGGCAGAATATTATTTGGTTCATGAAAAAGAGAGAGAAGAAATTGCTAGAAATGGTTATGAGAAGATTAAAAAATATCATTCTTATAAAAACCGTTTAGATGTGATATTGGATGTAATATATGGCGAGAGAAGACAGTAA
- the fliS gene encoding flagellar export chaperone FliS: MALPNGYTQYNNNQVLTATPAELTLMLYSGAIKFCNIAIVAIEKKDMGKAHTNIVKAEKIVEYLRTTLDMKYPVAQDFDNIYSYLDRRLVAANVKKDVAILEEICEHLRSVRDTWKEVMRLNKEKGAV, from the coding sequence ATGGCTTTACCGAATGGATATACGCAATATAATAATAATCAGGTACTGACAGCTACTCCGGCAGAATTGACCCTTATGTTATATAGTGGGGCAATTAAGTTCTGCAATATTGCTATAGTAGCAATAGAGAAGAAAGATATGGGTAAGGCACATACTAATATTGTGAAGGCGGAGAAGATTGTGGAATATCTTAGGACAACATTAGATATGAAATATCCGGTAGCTCAGGACTTCGATAATATCTATTCCTATCTGGATAGGCGGTTAGTAGCAGCGAATGTAAAGAAGGATGTGGCTATCTTGGAAGAGATATGCGAACATCTTCGTTCAGTAAGGGATACATGGAAGGAAGTTATGCGCTTGAATAAGGAAAAAGGAGCTGTATGA